In the genome of uncultured Sphaerochaeta sp., the window GAGTTCGATGTCCAGGACATCACAGCCACTACGATCGCCGAGGATTTTGCAAGGGATCAGAAGATCCACTACACCTTCCTCATCAAGCACCGTACGGTGGTAAAGGTCCAGCAGCCAAAATCGACCATGAAACTGGTACGCAGGAAATAAGTGATGGCAACAGGCTCCCGAAAAGGGGGCCTGCTGTTTGTTTTTTTAGGGAGAAACCCATGCAAAGCGCACTGCTTACGTGCCCGCACTGCAAAGAGCAAGGCGAGCAACAACTCACCCCGTTTCTCGACCTTGGCAAACACCCCAAGCAGAAACTGGCTATACTTACGGATTCACTCTTCACCCTCACCTGCCCCTCCTGCAAACAGCAGTACTCGGTACTGCACGAGTTGTTGGTGGTGGATGAGAAACAACACTATGCGTTCATGCTGATCCCCGACACCGAGCTTGGTGAGGTGGATGGGAAGGTAACCGGAAAAGAAGAGTTTGATGAGTACCTGCTCCGCCTGGTCGGCTCAAGTGCCGGCCTGAAAGAGAAATTGCTCCTGTTGGACAACAACCTGGACGACCGGGTCAT includes:
- a CDS encoding CpXC domain-containing protein; translated protein: MQSALLTCPHCKEQGEQQLTPFLDLGKHPKQKLAILTDSLFTLTCPSCKQQYSVLHELLVVDEKQHYAFMLIPDTELGEVDGKVTGKEEFDEYLLRLVGSSAGLKEKLLLLDNNLDDRVIELCKLYLSMQLEQQDVQLFFADQQKEEQTLLFTVMDAESHVLGSVECERELYTQLTETVKAFAVRKGYFTKVDQAWAYQQIRNSADQ